In the Limanda limanda chromosome 10, fLimLim1.1, whole genome shotgun sequence genome, one interval contains:
- the LOC133011302 gene encoding LOW QUALITY PROTEIN: cilia- and flagella-associated protein 251-like (The sequence of the model RefSeq protein was modified relative to this genomic sequence to represent the inferred CDS: deleted 1 base in 1 codon) has product EEEEEEEEEEEEEEEEEEDEEEEEEEEEEEEEEEEEEEEEEEEEEEEEEEEEEEEEEEEEEEEEEEEEEEEEEEEEEEEEEEEEEEEEEEEEEEEEEEEEEEEEEEEEEEEEEEEEEEEEEEEEEEEEEEDEEEEEEEEEEEEEEEEEEEEEEEEEEEEEEEEEEEEEEEEESKEEEEEEEEEEEEEEEEEEEEEEEEEEEEE; this is encoded by the exons gaagaggaggaagaggaggaggaggaggaagaggaagaagaggaagaagaggaggatgaggaggaggaggaggaggaggaggaggaggaggaggaggaggaggaggaggaggaggaggaggaggaggaagaggaagaggaagaggaagaggaagaggaagaggaggaggaggaggaggaggaggaggaggaggaggag gaggaagaggaggaggaggaggaggaggaggaggaagaggaagaagaggaagaagaggaggaggaggaggaggaggaggaggaggaggaggaggaggaagaggaggaggaggaggaggaggaggaggaggaggaggaggaggaggaggaggaggaggaggaggaagaagaggaagaagaggaagaagaggaggatgaggaggaggaggaagaggaagaggaagaggaagaggaagaggaggaggaggaggaggaggaggaggaggaggaggaggaggaagaggaggaggaagaggaggaggaagaggaggaagaggag agtaaggaggaggaggaggaggaggaggaggaggaggaggaggaggaggaggaggaggaggaggaggaggaggaggaggaggaggaggaggag